One Clavelina lepadiformis chromosome 1, kaClaLepa1.1, whole genome shotgun sequence genomic region harbors:
- the LOC143457086 gene encoding uncharacterized protein LOC143457086, whose amino-acid sequence MMRIVFSVCWLFLVLKVARSAEKQQNVCCRRLPYMRNIGYDLSGRPLQLDVGLCSASCGQSGGMQSNNYVSVLRRIKEKKDQYSNTKCNLRHSKNEAKCDPSLIHVETVTFDRGPKLYDVIDECTCRKVPKRCERVQMLKRFFVGTEFEATVDVGECIGGCKKAKSGKACRPTRTTPQPITGPNGMFSVESISECRCEPTCYRQHFNVAVTEKTRTDDGATKLATKVIDVGRCVGVCGPIEHCVVKSNKRGGNKCLMSLETHDVTCSPIRVNNVTYTNRNGKEERVAQIRRCGCT is encoded by the exons ATGATGAGAATTGTATTTTCCGTGTGCTGgctatttttagttttgaaagTTGCCCGCTCTGCAG aaaagcaacaaaacgTTTGCTGTCGAAGACTTCCTTACATGCGAAATATCGGATACG ACCTATCAGGCCGACCATTACAGCTGGATGTTGGGCTCTGTAGCGCCTCTTGTGGACAGAGCGGAGGGATGCAGAGCAACAATTACGTCAGCGTGTTGCGTCGAATAAAAGAGAAAAAG GACCAGTACAGCAACACAAAGTGTAATTTGAGGCATTCCAAAAACGAAGCCAAATGCGATCCATCTTTGATCCACGTAGAAACCGTGACCTTTGACCGTGGTCCCAAactctatgacgtcatagacgAGTGCACGTGTCGAAAAGTTCCGAAAAGGTGCGAGCGGGTTCAAATGTTGAAGCGATTCTTCGTCGGAACCGAGTTTGAAGCCACGGTCGATGTTGGAGAATGCATCGGGGGCTGCAAGAAAGCAAAAA GTGGGAAAGCGTGCAGGCCGACCCGGACAACACCGCAGCCCATCACCGGCCCCAACGGGATGTTCTCGGTGGAGTCGATCTCGGAGTGCCGATGCGAGCCAACCTGTTACCGCCAGCACTTTAACGTCGCTGTAACGGAGAAGACACGAACCGATGACGGGGCCACAAAACTAGCGACAAAG GTCATTGATGTAGGACGTTGCGTAGGGGTGTGCGGGCCAATTGAACATTGCGTCGTCAAGTCTAACAAACGCGGCGGAAACAAATGTCTGATGTCATTGGAAACCCATGACGTCACCTGCTCTCCCATACGTGTCAATAACGTCACGTACACGAATCGCAACGGAAAAGAGGAAAGAGTCGCTCAAATACGTCGATGTGGATGCACGTGA
- the LOC143452875 gene encoding uncharacterized protein LOC143452875 — MVLPPTLPNPTNNVVDELKKDRDLNVGITKSDLTNCPIVKTKEGTVTVNYHESPPSPNSENKKYESEKVQMIFIEKGKLVEVTVKFSDGTTKSRQIGYQDVEVTSTYTIEARADQAVIIATVFADGIRHTLTLTPKTNTCVTFLGEDQSFEVKYGGNHNYKVTKDFSLVEFQYEGSTVKVSGCSSPKPFGDVVERTDIPLEDILFSKGFLAKDALIYAKMLGIEGSFTVG; from the exons ATGGTGCTCCCTCCTACATTACCAAATCCGACCAACAATGTCGTTGATGAGCTTAAAAAGGATCGAGATCTCAATGTTGGCATCACCAAATCCGATCTCACCAACTGCCCCATCGTTAAGACTAAAGAGGGAACAGTAACTGTAAATT ACCATGAATCGCCGCCAAGCCCGAATTCGG aaaataaaaaatacgaaaGCGAGAAAGTGCAGATGATTTTCATCGAAAAAGGGAAACTAGTAGAAGTCACGGTCAAGTTCAGCGATGGAACAACTAAGTCGAGACAAATCGGTTATCAAGACGTAGAAGTCACATCAACCTACACAATCGAGGCCAGAGCAGATCAGGCGGTTATCATCGCAACTGTCTTTGCTGACGGAATACGTCACACCCTGACACTGACACCAAAGACCAACACTTGTGTCACTTTTCTTGGAGAAGATCAATCATTTGAGGTCAAATACGGCGGCAACCACAATTACAAAGTTACCAAAGATTTCTCCCTGGTTGAATTCCAGTATGAAGGCAGCACCGTGAAAGTCAGCGGTTGCTCGTCACCAAAGCCGTTCGGTGACGTGGTGGAGCGCACAGATATACCGCTGGAAGATATTTTATTCAGCAAAGGATTCCTAGCCAAAGATGCGCTCATCTATGCAAAGATGTTGGGAATTGAAGGCAGCTTCACTGTGGGCTAA
- the LOC143452864 gene encoding uncharacterized protein LOC143452864: MSLLLRQLTAHRSLHTSACSCITNRYPVKTPSMKETAIKLGFDKVKDMYPEYPLDEPPKFWFIKQLHTLKYRPYWEKEAMKELGLHRRHDTCVHINSPQMNEILWTVKHLIKIQPIRFPQGMPENSDVGYTQLKDNGELVIYKKIEAKEASDEDVVPVAPEEDWKVVSGYRMCNGCTNRRCLKYGMCQKLWRQRGMNYLEFIGPRLFNYVDNPEKNSKKIEALEEKDKAN; this comes from the exons ATGTCGTTGTTGCTTCGTCAGTTGACCGCCCATCGCTCTCTCCACACATCGGCATGCTCTTGCATCACCAACAGATATCCTGTGAAAACGCCTTCAATGAAGGAAACTGCCATTAAACTTGG GTTCGATAAAGTGAAAGACATGTATCCTGAATATCCACTTGATGAACCCCCTAAATTCTGGTTTATCAAGCAACTACACACCCTTAAATACCGACCTTATTGGGAGAAAGAAGCCATGAAGGAGCTGGGTTTGCATcgg AGGCACGACACTTGTGTTCACATCAACTCCCcacaaatgaatgaaatttTATGGACGGTCAAACATTTAATTAA AATCCAACCTATCAGATTTCCTCAAGGCATGCCAGAGAATTCAGATGTTGGTTACACGCAATTGAAGGACAACGGGGAACTCGTCATTTATAAGAAAATAGAAGCAAAGGAAGCGAGTGATGAGGATGTTGTTCCTGTTGCTCCTGAAGAAGACTGGAAG GTTGTCAGTGGCTACAGGATGTGCAATGGATGCACCAACAGACGTTGTTTGAAGTACGGAATGTGTCAGAAATTGTGGAGACAGCGTGGCATGAACTACCTTGAATTTATCGGACCAAGATTATTTAATTATGTTGACAATCCTGAGAAAAATAGTAAAAAGATAGAGGCTTTAGAAGAGAAAGATAAAGCGAATTGA
- the LOC143454916 gene encoding uncharacterized protein LOC143454916 — protein sequence MSSLRDVSTWSKIDVKSQITSGFPNDTDLLQFLSKLQNLSPMQRPKWIAFDKKRKEKIILEKVSELDSNYINGNFGFKNKKFPKPKFESILSRDLFREALLHRCARKCPFVLTCWGFVVDSLQNVYILTEHFDGQPLEKRVTYDNARHIAFQILKALEFLHSANIVHNDIRRENVLIRHGGNDANRLCGALQIKLFNFQKARDFGIAVDRKDSYTCQKCHVVTEQCLPSYDMLCFGFLLFEILQGGKPWKTSCSCDKAYMNYCQRFVKLAQKEKISLKFAIEQNVVNKSNEPKSTDDYTLEKLRFSFTHNCRKSRKGIPACQPDKRWRQFSSRFSKCLLFLLSPIPECRPSCFDLLRGQTFSCYLFTNTDKQGAWQRKRFLKNLAVANCSSVQ from the exons ATGAGTTCCTTACGTGACGTCAGCACATGGAGTAAAATCGATGTAAAAAGTCAAATTACAA GTGGTTTCCCTAACGACACAGACCTACTTCAGTTTTTATCGAAACTACAAAATCTTTCACCAATGCAGAGACCG aaatggattgcttttgataaaaagcGCAAGGAAAAGATCATTCTTGAAAAAGTTAGTGAACTAGACTCGAACTACATCAATGGCAACTTTggattcaaaaacaaaaaattcccTAAGCCGAAATTTGAAAGTATTCTCAGCAGAGACCTTTTCCGGGAAGCGCTACTGCACCGGTGCGCCCGCAAGTGTCCGTTTGTATTAACTTGCTGGGGTTTTGTCGTGGATAGCCTACAGAACGTCTACATTCTAACAG AACATTTCGATGGACAACCGCTTGAAAAACGTGTGACTTACGACAACGCAAGACACAttgcttttcaaattttgaaagCCTTAGAATTTCTTCATTCAGCCAATATTGTGCATAATGACATCAGAAGAGAGAATGTTTTAATACGTCATGGTGGTAATGACGCAAATAGGCTTTGTGGAGCGTTGCAGATAAAGTTATTCAACTTCCAGAAGGCAAGAGATTTTGGTATTGCGGTTGACAGGAAGGATTCATACACCTGTCAAAAATGCCACGTTGTGACTGAACAATGCCTCCCTTCTTACGACATGCTCTGCTTTGGGTTTctgctttttgaaattttgcaagGCGGAAAACCGTGGAAGACCTCCTGTTCTTGTGACAAGGCTTATATGAATTACTGTCAACGGTTTGTGAAGTTGGCccaaaaggaaaaaatatcACTAAAGTTTGCAATTGAACAAAATGTGGTTAACAAAAG TAATGAGCCAAAATCAACGGATGATTATACATTGGAAAAGTTGAGGTTCTCTTTTACACACAACTGTAGAAAGAGCAGAAAAG GCATCCCAGCTTGTCAACCTGACAAACGTTGGCGACAATTCAGCTCAAGATTTTCAAAATGTCTCTTGTTTCTTCTTTCGCCAATACCCGAATGCAGACCATCATGTTTTGACCTGCTGAGAGGCCAGACTTTCAGCTGCTATCTTTTCACCAATACCGACAAGCAAGGGGCGTGGCAGCGAAAACGATTCCTGAAGAATTTGGCCGTCGCAAATTGTTCTTCTGTTCAATAA